The Sphingomonas aliaeris genome segment CACCCAACCCACCGAACCGGTTCAGGAAGCAGCCCCTCCGCCGCCGCCGCCGCCGCCGGTGCCGCCTTCGAGCGAAATGGACCCCGGCCCCCGCAAAAACTCGTACCGATGATGTAACCCGCCGGGGTCAGCGGGTCTCGAACGCACGAACGCCCGGACCCAGCCGGTTCGCGCCGATGGCCAGCCGATCATGGCTGTAATCCGCAACGAATGCAGGATTTCCGGCCGCACCCGGCGCCAGCCGCGCATCGTTGCTTTCGATCCGCAATCCTGCCGATCCGTAGGTCTTTGCCTCTGCGGCAATGACGATCAGCGCGCCGCCATTCTCCTTGCCGCGCCCCTGCACGAACGTATTGCCCTGGATCACGCCCGTGCCGCCTTCCGACAGGTCGATCATGTAATTGGTCCTCCTGCCCGCCGTGTCGTCGAAGCTGTTGTTGGCGATCGTGACGTTCGGCACGCGCAGCTTCACGTAATGCCCGCCCGTTCCGCGTTCGAACCGGGAATTGGTGATCGTCACCGACCCCTTGTTGCCGAGATAGATCGAATGGCTGCAATTCACCGCCTGATCGCACTGGCCAAGCCCGGAAAAGGTCGACCGGTCGATCGTGATCCGCTGGTTCGTCGGCTCCCCGCCGAGAATCCCTT includes the following:
- a CDS encoding right-handed parallel beta-helix repeat-containing protein — translated: MRRLLPLLAIALSAPVLAEQPRAPFVIEATGEGFATLDAAVQSVRMGTATILIAPGVYHECTVQAGGHITFKAVQAGTAIFERTVCEDKAAFVLRGNGSVVDGIVFRGFSVSDGNGAGIRAEMGDLVVRNAMFLDSQEGILGGEPTNQRITIDRSTFSGLGQCDQAVNCSHSIYLGNKGSVTITNSRFERGTGGHYVKLRVPNVTIANNSFDDTAGRRTNYMIDLSEGGTGVIQGNTFVQGRGKENGGALIVIAAEAKTYGSAGLRIESNDARLAPGAAGNPAFVADYSHDRLAIGANRLGPGVRAFETR